From Spartinivicinus ruber, the proteins below share one genomic window:
- the sctJ gene encoding type III secretion system inner membrane ring lipoprotein SctJ, producing MLRKLSLVLFLSLSLTACKVELYSGLTEAEANDMLSILLAEGIAAEKQPGKEQTALITVPESQVAESISLLKARGYPKEKFSTIKDIFPQEGLISSPTEEKARLVYALSQGLAETLTQIDGVITARVHVVLPETKQRKNEKVTPSSVAVFIKHHAEVDLSAYIPQIKLLVNNSIEGLDYDKISVVLFPSTQQDLSAIKAKMTSVLGVSLAQNSQGIFWGWLIGLLLLILMCNVGWWLKLKQSNSGGKQVKAS from the coding sequence ATGCTGAGAAAACTGAGCTTAGTTCTGTTTTTATCCCTTAGTTTAACGGCTTGTAAAGTTGAGCTTTATTCTGGATTAACAGAAGCAGAAGCAAACGACATGTTAAGTATTTTGCTAGCGGAAGGCATTGCGGCAGAAAAACAGCCAGGTAAAGAGCAAACAGCACTGATTACAGTACCAGAAAGCCAAGTGGCTGAATCAATCAGCCTGCTTAAGGCAAGAGGTTATCCCAAAGAAAAGTTTTCAACCATTAAAGATATTTTCCCTCAAGAAGGGCTTATTTCATCACCAACTGAAGAAAAAGCACGGCTTGTTTATGCTTTGTCGCAAGGCTTGGCAGAAACCCTTACCCAGATCGATGGGGTTATCACAGCAAGGGTGCATGTGGTATTACCTGAAACCAAGCAGCGTAAAAATGAAAAAGTGACTCCCTCATCTGTGGCGGTTTTTATCAAGCATCATGCAGAAGTTGATTTATCTGCTTATATTCCACAAATTAAGCTGTTAGTAAACAATAGTATTGAAGGACTTGATTACGATAAGATCAGTGTTGTTTTGTTTCCTAGCACTCAGCAAGATTTGTCAGCTATTAAGGCAAAAATGACATCTGTCTTGGGTGTCAGTCTAGCACAAAATTCCCAAGGTATTTTTTGGGGGTGGTTGATTGGCCTGTTGTTATTGATTTTAATGTGTAACGTAGGCTGGTGGTTAAAACTGAAGCAGAGTAATAGTGGTGGTAAACAAGTTAAAGCCAGTTAG
- the sctI gene encoding type III secretion system inner rod subunit SctI, translated as MTEAVFHSVTIAIDSPLAEGGVANSGDVQQFDAMMAEGAEGNGITDQAVELMENVKASIEQSGKKIDEQMKATKDDPLSMTAIMEMQTALAKKHLQEELITKIASKSTQHVDTFLKAQ; from the coding sequence ATGACTGAAGCCGTGTTTCATAGTGTGACAATTGCAATTGATAGCCCTTTAGCCGAAGGAGGTGTTGCCAATAGTGGGGATGTTCAGCAATTTGATGCGATGATGGCAGAAGGCGCGGAAGGAAATGGCATTACTGACCAAGCTGTTGAATTAATGGAAAATGTTAAAGCTTCAATTGAGCAGTCTGGTAAAAAAATAGACGAGCAAATGAAAGCAACTAAGGATGATCCATTGTCAATGACAGCAATAATGGAAATGCAAACCGCACTTGCTAAAAAGCACTTACAAGAAGAGCTGATTACCAAAATAGCCAGTAAATCAACGCAGCATGTGGATACCTTTTTGAAAGCGCAGTAG
- a CDS encoding tetratricopeptide repeat protein, translating into MVNHHLPQQLVELGFIAIRQGMNQQAQQIFKAMRQRHPQQLAPVLGLALLKLNENQPATALEVLQGFSTTTEHDMLQAYRALCLIQLGHNNEAEQLLNTLVNSAEPTVAPFAQSLLKEITHD; encoded by the coding sequence ATGGTAAATCATCATTTACCACAGCAACTGGTTGAGCTTGGATTTATTGCTATCAGGCAAGGCATGAATCAGCAAGCCCAGCAAATATTTAAGGCAATGCGACAACGCCATCCACAGCAGCTGGCGCCTGTATTGGGCTTGGCACTGCTTAAGCTTAATGAAAATCAACCTGCAACCGCTCTGGAAGTATTGCAAGGTTTTTCTACTACAACAGAGCATGATATGCTGCAAGCTTATCGAGCGCTTTGTTTAATTCAATTAGGTCATAACAACGAAGCAGAGCAACTATTAAATACCCTGGTTAATAGTGCTGAACCTACGGTCGCCCCCTTTGCACAATCATTGCTTAAGGAGATCACGCATGACTGA
- a CDS encoding EscF/YscF/HrpA family type III secretion system needle major subunit: MAYNFDEVNSLMGAKSTKLESELRAFQQTMDPNNQADLVKFQFLMSRWNLITNLHSNTIKNMKETLQACIRNMV, encoded by the coding sequence ATGGCTTACAATTTTGATGAAGTCAACAGTTTAATGGGCGCTAAGTCAACCAAGCTTGAAAGCGAGTTAAGAGCTTTTCAGCAAACCATGGACCCTAATAATCAAGCGGACTTAGTGAAATTTCAGTTTTTAATGAGTCGTTGGAATTTAATTACTAACTTACATAGCAACACGATTAAAAACATGAAAGAAACCTTGCAAGCCTGTATTCGCAACATGGTGTAA
- a CDS encoding EscE/YscE/SsaE family type III secretion system needle protein co-chaperone, whose translation MQTEFSLTDLDDLLLSEQSEVVASQLLALLAEEQLHVNASIAQGVDPQTFQLQQQYLQALQAAEQVVNKLRTNNRPELSEVSNGLQF comes from the coding sequence ATGCAAACTGAATTTTCATTAACTGATTTAGACGATCTATTGCTCAGTGAGCAGAGTGAAGTAGTGGCAAGTCAGCTATTAGCCCTGCTAGCAGAGGAGCAATTGCATGTTAATGCCAGTATTGCGCAGGGGGTAGATCCTCAAACCTTTCAGTTGCAACAACAGTATCTACAGGCTTTGCAGGCAGCAGAGCAAGTCGTGAATAAACTTCGGACTAACAATCGGCCCGAGCTGAGCGAGGTATCAAATGGCTTACAATTTTGA
- the sctD gene encoding type III secretion system inner membrane ring subunit SctD yields MKPQWKLKVLSGTHQGAEIQLIEGEFLLGSDINTADLVFQDSGVPTLLGRFIVTAEDLCFQLIEEHIELVLDGQPKAHGLVSLASQQQLQAGELSIAVARMDEPWELSGKATVTDVPITASEPLASSAARTQKKPANKINKIVKRQRKRKVAKNSVSNPRWLALLSSVAGTILLVWFISFAWPQKVDSGVQPEKQLSPLEKAQQVAKQLKLSDVEMNWQASRQRLLVTGYVPDTESKLQLKNELEVASLANRVRLYTESDIIRSVQFILDNNGLGHINVTAGKTAGEVRLMGLLDNGKRWAKVEKMLKHDVPGLKGYQVDFDSSRQHISALTQVLEENHLLGQLQLVSLGRHIEIRGQINLELEKKLNRLVDRFEKNIGQQGLVKIRNMPLFADNPLHLPVKSISIGSVPYIVLKNNQKYMVGARLPNGYRLAKIDTDFIKLRNQDQIIKIAIKPEDYAN; encoded by the coding sequence ATGAAGCCACAGTGGAAGTTAAAAGTACTATCAGGCACCCATCAAGGTGCTGAGATTCAACTCATTGAAGGTGAGTTTCTGCTTGGTTCAGACATTAATACGGCAGATCTCGTCTTTCAAGACAGTGGTGTACCTACATTATTAGGGCGTTTTATTGTTACTGCTGAAGATTTATGCTTTCAGCTAATTGAAGAACATATTGAGCTGGTGCTTGATGGTCAGCCAAAAGCACATGGGCTAGTTAGTTTAGCTTCACAACAACAGCTGCAAGCGGGTGAGTTGTCTATTGCAGTTGCCAGAATGGATGAGCCCTGGGAATTGTCAGGAAAAGCGACAGTAACGGATGTGCCTATCACTGCTAGTGAACCTCTAGCAAGCTCGGCAGCTCGTACCCAAAAGAAACCTGCGAACAAAATAAATAAAATTGTAAAAAGGCAACGTAAAAGAAAAGTAGCTAAGAACAGTGTCTCCAACCCTCGTTGGCTGGCTTTATTGTCCAGTGTGGCTGGGACTATTTTGCTGGTGTGGTTTATTAGCTTTGCCTGGCCGCAAAAAGTCGACTCTGGGGTGCAACCTGAAAAACAATTGTCGCCATTAGAGAAAGCGCAACAGGTAGCTAAACAGTTAAAACTTAGTGATGTGGAAATGAACTGGCAGGCTTCTCGACAGCGGCTACTCGTTACTGGATATGTGCCTGATACGGAAAGTAAGTTACAGTTAAAAAATGAATTGGAAGTAGCTTCTTTAGCGAATAGGGTTCGGTTATATACAGAGTCGGATATTATTCGGTCAGTGCAGTTCATCCTTGATAACAATGGTTTGGGGCATATAAACGTCACTGCTGGTAAAACGGCAGGTGAAGTAAGGTTAATGGGACTATTAGATAATGGTAAGCGTTGGGCTAAAGTAGAAAAAATGCTTAAACATGATGTCCCTGGTCTGAAAGGCTATCAAGTGGACTTTGATTCCAGTCGCCAGCATATTTCAGCGTTAACTCAAGTATTAGAGGAAAATCACTTATTAGGCCAGTTGCAATTAGTCTCATTGGGAAGGCATATCGAAATTCGTGGACAAATTAACCTTGAGTTGGAAAAAAAACTAAACCGGTTGGTTGACCGTTTTGAAAAAAATATTGGCCAGCAAGGGTTAGTAAAAATTCGTAATATGCCGCTTTTTGCAGATAACCCGCTGCATTTGCCAGTAAAAAGTATTAGTATAGGCAGTGTGCCTTATATAGTGCTAAAAAATAACCAAAAGTATATGGTGGGTGCGCGATTGCCTAATGGTTATCGGCTTGCGAAAATTGATACTGATTTTATTAAGCTGCGTAATCAGGACCAAATTATCAAAATTGCAATAAAGCCTGAAGATTATGCAAACTGA
- the sctC gene encoding type III secretion system outer membrane ring subunit SctC: protein MQFKRLYSKLLILTWIVWCPTIAFAAQPNWSGKPFSYVARGQSLGEILTSFASSYSIPVVISDAVNDTVNGELKQETPVAFLDYLAKVYNLTWYFDGHILYIYKTNETKSKLIKLTSFLNANQLKHYLNKLGIWDRRFNWRVIPSKDLVYVAGPPRYVELVSETVAALEKKIVTQQQDQMVVEVFPLKYAWAVDREYSFRGKEVVMPGIATILNQMISGNRLPEQNTAGESYGLPKLKGQGLIKSHPGQPQQSAYTPQGSIVSPNPIKGLPTTMQGPTIEADPRQNAVLIRDVRAQMPIYRDLISKLDQPQGQVEIGLSIIDISRSDIDELGINWYAQKRSGDGIFEVVTQPRTSQPLTTLLNQGSDFFLAKIRLLAEDGKAQVLSQPTVLTLNNVEAVFDQSTTFYVRLAGQEEVDLVPVTVGTVLKVTPRIVAERGANRVHMDINIEDGNQTKDQVDNIPTTQKATISTQAVVGAKQSLLIGGLYRDSEEKTENKVPFLGDIPFLGSLFRSTETTKRKIVRLFLIQPRIVADPLKVASELTQHATTLSQSPAINQRLSAHKGVSDAGYCHSQSSAQAILQALNRQQIKVSTETCYLSNGQSGYYIKPVQTGTL, encoded by the coding sequence ATGCAGTTCAAACGTTTATACAGTAAATTACTCATTTTAACGTGGATAGTTTGGTGTCCTACTATCGCATTTGCTGCGCAGCCCAATTGGTCTGGCAAACCATTCAGTTATGTTGCACGAGGCCAGTCACTGGGTGAAATTCTGACCAGTTTTGCATCCAGTTATAGCATTCCAGTGGTTATTAGTGATGCGGTTAATGACACGGTAAATGGTGAGCTAAAACAGGAAACGCCGGTTGCCTTTTTGGACTATCTTGCAAAAGTCTATAATTTAACCTGGTATTTTGATGGGCATATTTTATACATTTATAAAACCAATGAAACCAAAAGTAAGCTGATAAAACTCACCAGCTTTTTAAACGCTAATCAATTAAAGCATTATTTGAATAAACTGGGGATTTGGGATAGGCGTTTTAACTGGCGGGTTATTCCAAGTAAAGATCTGGTTTATGTGGCAGGTCCGCCTCGTTATGTAGAGTTAGTGAGTGAAACCGTAGCAGCATTAGAGAAAAAAATAGTCACCCAGCAACAGGATCAAATGGTGGTTGAGGTATTCCCATTAAAATATGCTTGGGCTGTGGATCGGGAATATAGTTTTCGTGGCAAGGAGGTAGTGATGCCAGGTATTGCGACTATTTTAAATCAAATGATTAGTGGCAATCGATTACCTGAGCAAAACACAGCAGGTGAGTCCTATGGACTGCCTAAGTTAAAAGGACAAGGCTTGATTAAATCTCACCCAGGCCAGCCACAGCAGTCAGCATATACACCACAAGGCTCTATTGTTTCACCTAATCCCATTAAAGGTCTACCAACTACCATGCAAGGGCCAACCATTGAGGCTGACCCAAGGCAAAATGCAGTTTTAATCAGAGATGTTAGGGCGCAAATGCCTATTTATCGCGATTTAATCAGTAAGTTGGATCAGCCTCAAGGTCAGGTTGAAATTGGTTTGTCCATTATTGATATTAGCCGAAGTGATATTGATGAGCTAGGGATTAACTGGTATGCGCAAAAGCGCTCAGGTGATGGTATTTTTGAGGTGGTGACACAGCCAAGAACTAGTCAGCCGTTAACTACTTTACTTAATCAGGGTTCAGATTTCTTTCTTGCCAAAATTCGTTTGTTAGCCGAAGATGGCAAAGCGCAGGTATTATCTCAACCTACCGTTTTAACATTAAATAATGTTGAAGCCGTCTTTGATCAAAGCACCACCTTTTATGTCCGCTTGGCAGGGCAGGAAGAAGTTGATTTGGTGCCAGTAACAGTAGGAACAGTATTAAAAGTGACACCACGCATTGTTGCTGAGCGGGGAGCCAATAGGGTACATATGGATATCAATATTGAAGATGGTAATCAAACCAAAGATCAGGTAGACAATATTCCTACCACACAAAAAGCAACCATTAGTACCCAAGCCGTTGTAGGGGCAAAACAAAGTTTGCTCATTGGTGGTTTATATCGAGATAGTGAAGAGAAAACTGAAAATAAAGTACCCTTCTTGGGAGATATCCCTTTTTTAGGTAGTCTTTTTCGCTCTACAGAAACAACCAAGCGGAAAATCGTGCGGTTATTTTTAATCCAGCCGCGAATCGTTGCAGACCCGCTAAAAGTCGCTAGTGAGTTAACCCAACATGCAACGACTTTATCTCAGTCACCTGCAATTAATCAGCGTTTATCTGCTCATAAAGGGGTGTCTGATGCTGGATATTGTCATTCTCAGTCATCCGCACAGGCTATTTTGCAAGCACTTAACCGGCAGCAAATTAAAGTGAGCACAGAGACTTGCTATTTATCTAATGGGCAGTCTGGTTATTACATTAAACCTGTACAAACGGGTACCTTGTGA
- a CDS encoding CesT family type III secretion system chaperone has protein sequence MITLATLVDSLTKKLQISQWQISDDGAYQLEIDGVIALTFFAAKQRVFIISTFGQLSDNSIELPHQLVRIYQLALLRARDYQDALVTTDDKQMQLQRQLPLNGLTADQFEMAISSQLNYADELLVVIQQTHPQKLINSNVWFP, from the coding sequence TTGATTACCCTGGCTACACTGGTTGACTCTTTAACTAAAAAATTACAGATAAGCCAATGGCAAATAAGTGATGATGGTGCTTATCAGCTTGAAATTGATGGCGTCATAGCATTGACGTTTTTTGCTGCAAAGCAGCGAGTTTTTATTATTTCAACGTTTGGCCAGTTAAGTGATAATTCTATAGAGCTTCCACATCAGTTGGTGCGTATATACCAATTAGCTTTGTTAAGGGCCCGTGATTATCAGGATGCCTTGGTAACGACTGATGACAAGCAAATGCAATTACAACGGCAATTGCCGTTAAATGGGTTAACAGCTGATCAGTTTGAAATGGCTATTTCTTCCCAGCTGAATTATGCAGATGAGTTGTTGGTGGTGATCCAGCAAACCCATCCACAAAAACTAATCAATAGCAATGTGTGGTTTCCGTAG
- a CDS encoding helix-turn-helix transcriptional regulator: MQASSSVSSALSWEQSLLVSNVVTDELRYRTKFYEKDVLILVISGQFELEIANKQYVVNSGQGIYLRSGSYLVSNHLAEDNGRFQSIEISVCSWSLQHFISKHGKAVAEQYSAAVPGHSSVIIFEAGGLIEQSVTSICSLFKYDHPENLRLLKIEELLLLLLYSPQGGKFAAILRQSTSKSAIRLRQFMETHFMQLWSLEQYAKEFGASLTTFKEMFDSEFGMSPRAWINEKRLQYAHELLLTSNVGIVDVAFEAGFSSQSYFTQAYRRRFGITPSQARKMQ, encoded by the coding sequence ATGCAAGCGAGCTCTTCAGTATCTAGTGCATTATCTTGGGAACAAAGCCTATTAGTGAGTAACGTGGTAACCGATGAGCTTCGGTATCGTACTAAATTTTACGAAAAGGATGTGTTAATACTCGTAATTTCTGGCCAGTTTGAGTTAGAAATTGCTAATAAACAATATGTTGTAAATTCTGGTCAAGGAATTTATCTACGATCTGGTAGTTATTTGGTTTCTAACCACTTGGCTGAAGATAATGGTCGTTTTCAGAGTATTGAAATTTCCGTTTGCTCCTGGTCATTACAGCATTTTATTAGTAAGCATGGTAAAGCAGTTGCGGAGCAATATTCGGCTGCGGTGCCTGGTCATAGTTCGGTGATTATATTTGAGGCCGGCGGGTTGATTGAGCAAAGTGTTACATCAATTTGTAGCTTATTTAAATATGATCACCCGGAAAACTTACGGCTACTTAAAATTGAAGAACTACTGTTGCTTTTGTTATATAGCCCCCAAGGTGGCAAGTTTGCTGCCATTTTACGGCAGTCTACCAGCAAAAGTGCAATACGCTTACGTCAGTTTATGGAAACTCATTTTATGCAGCTCTGGTCGCTTGAACAGTATGCAAAAGAGTTTGGTGCAAGTTTAACCACTTTTAAAGAAATGTTTGACTCAGAGTTTGGTATGTCGCCACGAGCCTGGATCAATGAAAAGCGCTTGCAATATGCACATGAGTTGCTTTTAACCAGTAATGTTGGGATTGTTGATGTTGCCTTTGAAGCCGGCTTTTCCAGTCAATCCTACTTTACGCAAGCCTATCGGCGCCGCTTTGGAATAACCCCTAGTCAAGCAAGAAAAATGCAGTAA
- the sctE gene encoding type III secretion system translocon subunit SctE, translating into MNETASISSSIHHPIKESGDVLEALKTILEKATNSINGMNFEAAISGQSSECACKHLLDKPRGLPTDVQMGVLREKTNEEKKRTTLASIEQAKTETKEMHEKRREERAENLERHKEMAKAGVWGKIFGWIGAIASAFMAVCCMLTPGLQGVGCALLAVAALTAASLTDEGMKAITSVVESIVKVVLEIPAVKALLEKCGVEVDKDFIKQVAQIAAIGLLAVASIAAACMTGGASLASTVAQFSKVAVTIAQKAIAYVMTHLPRLVKMVEFGVGLGQAAAGAAKGVIQHNTTNTEVLIKKLDALLKDLQRVIEDNKDCLQALIQEAVDIWNGASDSIQSTNNSASKAIKNMV; encoded by the coding sequence ATGAATGAAACAGCTTCTATATCAAGCTCTATTCATCACCCTATTAAAGAAAGTGGTGATGTTCTAGAAGCCTTAAAAACTATATTGGAGAAAGCAACAAATAGCATCAATGGAATGAATTTCGAAGCAGCTATCAGTGGACAGTCGAGTGAGTGTGCATGTAAGCATTTGCTTGATAAACCACGAGGGTTACCCACTGATGTACAAATGGGTGTGCTTAGGGAAAAAACCAATGAAGAAAAAAAACGCACAACATTGGCTTCAATTGAGCAAGCTAAAACTGAAACCAAGGAAATGCATGAAAAAAGGCGAGAGGAACGTGCCGAAAACTTAGAGCGTCATAAGGAAATGGCTAAGGCTGGTGTATGGGGTAAAATCTTTGGCTGGATAGGTGCCATTGCCTCCGCTTTTATGGCCGTATGCTGTATGTTAACGCCAGGCTTGCAAGGCGTAGGTTGTGCGCTACTGGCTGTTGCAGCATTAACGGCTGCCTCATTAACAGATGAGGGAATGAAAGCAATAACCAGTGTTGTAGAGTCTATTGTTAAAGTTGTATTAGAAATACCTGCTGTAAAGGCGCTTTTGGAAAAATGTGGTGTTGAAGTAGATAAAGATTTTATTAAGCAAGTAGCTCAAATTGCCGCTATTGGGTTGTTGGCAGTGGCCAGCATAGCAGCTGCTTGTATGACTGGTGGTGCAAGTTTAGCAAGCACAGTCGCTCAATTTTCAAAAGTAGCTGTTACTATCGCACAAAAAGCCATTGCTTATGTTATGACTCACCTACCCCGTCTGGTCAAAATGGTTGAGTTTGGTGTTGGGCTAGGGCAAGCAGCAGCGGGTGCAGCTAAAGGTGTAATACAACATAATACCACTAATACAGAAGTGCTGATTAAAAAACTGGATGCCTTACTAAAAGATTTACAGCGAGTGATTGAGGACAATAAAGACTGTTTACAGGCATTAATCCAGGAAGCTGTTGATATTTGGAATGGCGCTTCAGACTCTATTCAAAGCACAAACAACTCTGCATCCAAAGCTATTAAGAACATGGTATAG
- a CDS encoding SycD/LcrH family type III secretion system chaperone translates to MAATSSSTPSQQNEPNFEELLDFFGEGGAIRDLTSFDEETIETAYAVAYQYYESGKYQEASKIFHLLCYLDHYQAKFFIGLGACRQMLKEYQLAIDAFSYVTVIDVTDPRAPFYAAECHLALGNIKEAESGFEAAVQWASNKEEYQQLKTEATNKLQLLMNAKSRKNNL, encoded by the coding sequence ATGGCGGCAACTAGTAGTTCAACACCCAGCCAACAAAATGAGCCTAATTTCGAAGAGCTTCTGGATTTTTTTGGTGAAGGTGGAGCTATTCGGGATTTAACTTCATTCGATGAAGAAACAATTGAAACAGCATATGCTGTAGCATACCAATATTATGAAAGTGGTAAATACCAAGAAGCCAGTAAGATATTTCATTTGCTGTGTTATCTTGACCATTATCAAGCGAAGTTTTTTATTGGCTTAGGTGCTTGTCGCCAGATGTTAAAAGAATACCAATTGGCAATAGATGCTTTTAGCTATGTGACTGTAATTGATGTGACAGACCCTCGTGCTCCGTTTTATGCAGCTGAGTGTCATTTGGCATTAGGAAATATTAAAGAGGCTGAGAGTGGTTTCGAAGCAGCAGTCCAGTGGGCTTCAAATAAGGAGGAATATCAGCAATTAAAAACAGAAGCAACAAATAAATTGCAATTATTGATGAATGCAAAAAGTAGGAAAAATAATTTATGA
- a CDS encoding tetratricopeptide repeat protein → METIISEQLDTDEILHCALAASEQKDHEQAIRLFKQYLMQSPDGKGYLLLAAEHAEIGLYQRAIAEMKQAITLDSSLWIAHFQLSLLYLIEQDIAQASTIWQQLMLSDAPQYFHYFAEGLLLIHQDQLAEGIGKLKQGIELNNENLPLNNDINNIIQEVESGKPAAVQLEQDALTTDNEQNNDTNPSLNYLLLSRYNQDD, encoded by the coding sequence ATGGAAACAATAATCTCTGAACAACTCGATACTGATGAAATTTTACACTGCGCACTCGCCGCCAGTGAACAAAAAGATCATGAACAGGCAATTCGCTTGTTTAAACAATACCTAATGCAATCCCCTGACGGCAAAGGGTACTTGCTATTGGCAGCTGAGCATGCAGAAATTGGTCTCTATCAACGAGCCATAGCTGAAATGAAACAAGCCATAACACTGGATTCTAGTCTATGGATTGCACATTTTCAGCTTTCCTTGCTTTATCTCATTGAGCAAGACATCGCACAAGCATCTACCATTTGGCAACAACTGATGCTTAGTGATGCGCCGCAGTACTTCCATTATTTTGCCGAAGGCTTACTCCTTATTCACCAGGACCAGCTAGCAGAAGGCATTGGCAAGTTAAAGCAAGGCATTGAACTAAACAATGAAAACCTACCTCTGAATAATGACATCAACAATATTATTCAGGAAGTAGAATCTGGCAAGCCAGCCGCAGTACAACTAGAGCAAGATGCCTTAACCACTGACAATGAGCAAAATAACGACACCAACCCATCACTTAATTATTTATTATTATCACGCTATAATCAGGATGATTAA
- a CDS encoding sigma-70 family RNA polymerase sigma factor, protein MSGDGYDEQVLWSLSQANDADAKTRLIELYTPFVKQIARSWYNKLNFTGIGLDDCYQQAYVALLELIPRFDPEKNSDFKPYLALRVKGAILNVVKYYSENGHYYCWLRSRNKEAIDSFITNEALKDDKLDSLVDLTLELAVSYWLSAVDYNYIITEFNNSYKMENTIYKELIEVVERLPKSEKFIINHYYFYQLSFVEIAELMALSRVRVSQLHAQGIKKLLFYLCNGDKELLTC, encoded by the coding sequence ATGTCTGGTGATGGGTATGATGAGCAAGTATTATGGTCACTTTCACAAGCCAATGATGCTGATGCCAAAACGAGACTAATTGAGTTATATACACCCTTTGTCAAGCAAATTGCCAGATCTTGGTACAACAAACTAAATTTTACTGGAATTGGTTTGGATGACTGCTATCAGCAGGCTTATGTTGCTTTGTTAGAGTTAATTCCAAGGTTTGATCCAGAAAAAAACAGTGATTTTAAGCCATATTTAGCATTACGAGTTAAAGGGGCTATTTTAAATGTAGTTAAATATTACTCTGAAAATGGACACTATTATTGTTGGTTACGCTCTCGGAATAAGGAGGCAATTGATTCATTTATCACAAATGAAGCTTTGAAGGATGATAAACTAGATTCATTGGTTGATTTAACGTTAGAATTGGCAGTTAGCTATTGGTTGAGCGCGGTAGATTATAACTATATTATTACAGAGTTTAATAATAGTTATAAGATGGAAAATACTATTTATAAGGAGTTAATAGAGGTTGTAGAGCGCTTGCCTAAAAGTGAAAAATTTATTATTAATCATTATTATTTTTATCAACTTTCGTTTGTAGAGATTGCAGAGCTGATGGCATTATCAAGAGTTAGAGTGTCCCAGCTTCATGCACAGGGAATAAAAAAATTATTATTTTATTTGTGTAATGGTGATAAGGAGCTATTAACTTGTTAA
- the fliP gene encoding flagellar type III secretion system pore protein FliP (The bacterial flagellar biogenesis protein FliP forms a type III secretion system (T3SS)-type pore required for flagellar assembly.): protein MVKFIHYPVILCLLNLILSYFNIALADDISVAGISVSFNDDTENTELATPIQFIILVTIISLAPAFLMMLTSFTRIVIVLSMLRQALGMPQTPPNSVLISLALFLTIFSMLPLIEKINEQAYQPYINHEILAKAAFERIEAPVKQFLISHTREKDLSMVVEMSGKSMPTDLLSVSMTTLVPAFMLSELQVAFQIGFIIFLPFLLIDLLVSCTLMSVGMIMLPPMTISLPLKILVFVLVDGWSLIAQSLVGSFLG from the coding sequence GTGGTTAAATTTATACATTATCCTGTCATTCTCTGCTTATTAAATCTGATCCTGAGTTATTTTAATATAGCACTGGCAGATGATATTTCAGTGGCTGGTATCAGTGTCAGTTTTAATGATGATACTGAAAATACAGAATTGGCAACCCCAATCCAGTTTATTATTTTGGTGACGATTATTAGTTTGGCGCCCGCTTTTCTAATGATGCTGACCTCTTTTACTCGAATAGTCATTGTTTTATCGATGCTTCGCCAGGCACTTGGCATGCCGCAAACCCCACCCAATAGCGTATTGATCAGCTTGGCTTTATTTTTGACAATTTTTTCAATGTTGCCATTAATTGAAAAAATTAATGAGCAAGCTTATCAGCCATATATTAACCATGAAATATTGGCAAAAGCAGCATTTGAGCGAATAGAAGCCCCCGTTAAACAGTTTTTAATTTCCCACACCAGAGAAAAGGACTTATCGATGGTGGTGGAAATGTCTGGTAAATCCATGCCAACTGATCTCTTATCCGTTAGTATGACAACTTTAGTACCTGCATTTATGTTAAGTGAACTGCAAGTGGCTTTTCAGATAGGGTTTATTATATTCCTGCCGTTTTTGCTAATCGACCTGTTGGTTTCTTGTACGCTGATGTCAGTTGGAATGATTATGCTCCCGCCAATGACCATATCATTACCTCTTAAAATCCTGGTGTTTGTATTGGTAGATGGTTGGTCGTTAATTGCTCAATCTTTGGTTGGCAGTTTTTTAGGCTAA